Proteins from a single region of Helicoverpa armigera isolate CAAS_96S chromosome 21, ASM3070526v1, whole genome shotgun sequence:
- the LOC110377140 gene encoding piggyBac transposable element-derived protein 4, with the protein MSVDKDQTMMFGFCEAQLKEEKSRYDYNSEDEINRLVIDSADSDSDQRLSEDEEEFTIPENEDDDTSYTGRDNTTVWYSNPDKANITKKDIKPIISGAKPNAQKAKTELDCWNLFFTEDIMEEILRHTNVEINSKPVPETPNTRAYIIKETSMDELMAVLGLMYIAGLNNSTGYNLTDLWRSDGTGVDIFRMTMSLQRFNFLQTCLRFDDATTRDARNSVDNIAPIRSMFEKFVENCKDAYSPSQCLCLDAKYIPFRGECHFRQFMKQSSAAYGIKMYALVDTKVNYTVNLEIHAGNQPDGPHATSYEPSDVVDRLVKPVSKSNRNVTFDNQFTSVPLATHLLNVHGLTCTGALNKTYREIPRCFVKMEGRGVFSSRFGFQKDLTLVSYIPKKSKIVVLLSSYHHDKKIDTRYNEKPKPEIVSFYNSTKTGVEFVDKLTKMYDVRNYCKSWPILILYTMMNIAAINSFIIYRENNKNTKLRRCEFIRKLGLALLEKHLKIRKNKSSLPRELKKRIFEQVGESDYDPPGPSEGKYPYKRCRDCPSAKDRKTKYKCIECKKPICLEHVVTMCQSCTAHTME; encoded by the coding sequence ATGTCAGTCGATAAGGACCAGACGATGATGTTTGGCTTCTGCGAAGCACAattgaaagaagaaaaaagccGATACGATTACAATAGTGAAGATGAAATTAATCGGCTTGTTATTGATAGCGCAGACAGCGATTCCGATCAAAGGTTAAGCGAAGATGAAGAAGAATTCACTATCCCAGAAAACGAAGACGATGACACATCTTACACCGGTAGAGATAACACAACTGTATGGTATTCAAATCCTGATAAAGCTAACATTACTAAGAAGGATATCAAACCAATAATATCTGGTGCAAAACCTAATGCTCAGAAAGCCAAAACAGAATTAGATTGTTGGAATCTTTTCTTCACTGAAGACATTATGGAAGAAATACTTCGTCATACGAAtgttgaaataaattcaaaaccaGTTCCAGAAACTCCTAACACACGCGcctatattataaaagaaacatCAATGGATGAACTAATGGCCGTTTTGGGGTTAATGTATATCGCTGGATTGAACAATTCCACAGGTTACAATTTGACAGATTTGTGGCGATCCGATGGTACTGGTGTAGACATTTTCAGGATGACCATGTCTTTACAACGGTTTAATTTTCTACAAACCTGCCTGCGTTTTGATGATGCTACTACTAGGGATGCCAGAAACTCAGTAGATAATATAGCACCCATAAGATCCatgtttgaaaaattcgttGAGAATTGTAAGGACGCTTATTCTCCTAGTCAGTGTCTTTGTTTGGATGCCAAGTACATACCATTTCGGGGAGAGTGCCATTTCCGACAATTTATGAAACAGTCATCAGCTGCTTACGGAATAAAAATGTATGCGCTCGTTGACACCAAAGTTAATTACACGGTCAATCTTGAAATACATGCAGGCAATCAACCAGATGGACCCCACGCCACCAGTTATGAGCCGAGTGACGTAGTAGACAGGTTAGTGAAACCAGTCAGTAAATCTAATAGGAACGTGACCTTTGACAACCAATTCACAAGTGTTCCTCTTGCTACACATTTACTCAATGTGCACGGCTTAACATGTACCGGAGCGTTGAATAAAACCTATAGAGAAATACCTCGTTGCTTCGTGAAAATGGAAGGAAGGGGAGTTTTTAGCAGTCGATTTGGCTTCCAAAAGGATTTGACACTTGTCTCGTATATTCCCAAAAAATCGAAAATCGTTGTCCTACTATCTTCCTATCACCACGACAAGAAGATCGACACGAGATACAATGAAAAACCAAAGCCAGAAATCGTATCATTCTACAACTCGACAAAAACAGGCGTTGAATTTGTCGACAAACTAACCAAAATGTACGACGTAAGAAACTATTGTAAGAGCTGGCCAATCCTAATACTTTACACTATGATGAATATTGCTGCAATAAACAGCTTCATTATTTACCGtgagaataataaaaacactaaattaaGGAGGTGCGAGTTTATTAGGAAGCTAGGATTGGCGTTGTTAGAAAAACACTTGAAGATAAGGAAGAATAAAAGTAGCTTGCCTCGGGAGCTAAAGAAGCGAATTTTTGAACAAGTTGGTGAGTCGGATTATGATCCACCAGGACCTTCTGAAGGCAAGTACCCTTACAAGAGATGCAGAGACTGTCCTTCTGCTAAAGATAGGAAGACAAAATACAAATGTATTGAGTGCAAAAAACCTATTTGCTTGGAACATGTTGTTACTATGTGTCAGAGTTGTACTGCTCATACTATGGAATAA